A part of Desulfobacter sp. genomic DNA contains:
- a CDS encoding long-chain fatty acid--CoA ligase, whose protein sequence is MSDQRTYEKKIWIDSYEKGVPPQLDYQDVLVPQYLEESVKNFPDHPALIFQGFTLTFRELNEMVGRFAAALKAYGLKKGDSVAILLPNVIPCVVAYYATLKIGGVVVLNNPLYSDRELEHQFTDSNSKFLITLDLLAGRMVKLREKTKIETIVYTSIGDFLPFVKRLLFPLVAKKKGLAADVKPAPNLYKFKDVIAKYEPDDTQADVSMDDVAMFQYTGGTTGVSKGVMLTHRNISYQIQQLEGWFPSFKKGEEVMLGALPIFHVFGMSTSMNFAIRMGWANVLVPKPQPEPLLEAISKFKVTFAPMVPTMYIGILDHPNMPDTDLTSIKGCFSGSAPLPLEVINNFQEKTGSIIVEGFGLTESTPVTHVNPFQGTRKTGSIGVPVADTLCKIVDLEDNTREMPIGEPGELLIKGPQVMKGYLNKPEETAKTINEDGYLCTGDVARMDEDGYFYIVDRIKDMIISGGYNVYPRDIDEVLFEHSKILEACCIGIPHPKRGEAVKAFVILKEGETMTEKEVIDYCATKLAKYKLPVSVEFRQELPKSNVGKILRKDLRAQEEGR, encoded by the coding sequence TTGTCCGATCAACGCACCTACGAGAAAAAAATCTGGATTGACTCCTATGAAAAAGGCGTCCCCCCTCAGCTGGACTACCAGGACGTTCTGGTTCCCCAATATTTAGAGGAATCTGTGAAAAACTTTCCGGACCATCCGGCCCTGATCTTCCAGGGATTCACCCTGACCTTCAGGGAACTCAACGAGATGGTGGGACGGTTTGCAGCGGCATTGAAAGCCTACGGCTTGAAAAAGGGAGACAGTGTGGCCATTCTGCTGCCCAACGTCATTCCCTGCGTGGTGGCCTATTACGCCACTTTGAAAATCGGCGGCGTAGTGGTGCTCAATAACCCCTTGTATTCTGACAGGGAGCTGGAACACCAGTTCACCGACTCCAATTCAAAATTCCTCATCACCCTGGACCTGCTGGCCGGCAGGATGGTCAAACTCCGGGAAAAAACAAAGATAGAAACCATCGTTTACACCTCCATCGGAGATTTCCTCCCCTTTGTCAAACGGCTGCTCTTTCCGCTGGTGGCCAAGAAAAAAGGACTGGCCGCCGACGTGAAGCCGGCCCCGAACCTTTATAAATTCAAAGATGTTATCGCCAAATACGAACCGGACGACACCCAGGCAGATGTCTCCATGGATGACGTGGCCATGTTCCAGTACACCGGCGGCACCACCGGCGTCTCAAAGGGGGTGATGCTCACCCACAGGAATATCTCCTATCAGATCCAGCAGTTGGAAGGCTGGTTCCCCTCATTTAAAAAGGGGGAAGAGGTCATGCTGGGCGCCCTGCCCATTTTCCACGTATTCGGCATGTCCACCTCAATGAACTTTGCCATCCGCATGGGATGGGCCAACGTGCTGGTCCCCAAACCCCAGCCCGAGCCCCTGCTGGAAGCCATATCAAAATTCAAGGTCACCTTTGCCCCCATGGTCCCCACAATGTACATCGGCATTCTGGACCACCCCAATATGCCCGACACCGATTTGACCTCCATCAAGGGATGCTTTTCCGGCTCCGCCCCCCTGCCCCTGGAGGTAATCAATAATTTCCAGGAAAAGACCGGTTCCATCATCGTTGAAGGCTTCGGCCTCACCGAATCCACCCCGGTCACCCATGTCAACCCCTTCCAGGGCACCCGCAAAACCGGTTCCATCGGCGTACCCGTTGCCGACACCCTATGCAAAATTGTGGACCTGGAAGACAATACCCGTGAAATGCCCATTGGAGAACCGGGCGAACTGCTGATAAAGGGCCCCCAGGTGATGAAAGGCTATTTAAACAAACCCGAGGAGACCGCCAAAACCATCAACGAAGACGGCTATCTTTGCACCGGGGACGTGGCCCGCATGGATGAGGACGGTTATTTCTACATCGTGGACCGGATTAAGGATATGATCATCTCCGGGGGCTACAATGTCTACCCCAGGGATATCGACGAAGTCCTGTTTGAGCATTCCAAAATCCTGGAAGCCTGCTGCATCGGCATCCCCCATCCCAAGAGGGGGGAAGCGGTCAAGGCCTTTGTCATTCTCAAGGAAGGGGAAACCATGACGGAAAAAGAGGTGATCGATTACTGCGCCACCAAGCTGGCCAAATACAAGCTCCCCGTTTCCGTGGAATTCAGGCAGGAGCTTCCCAAATCAAACGTGGGCAAAATTTTGAGAAAAGACCTGAGGGCCCAGGAAGAAGGCCGTTAG
- a CDS encoding zinc transporter, translating to MSHDHTHTHSHSHDHDHSHDHAHTHSHDHSSEMSMEDKLKTLFAHWIDHNDSHKDNFVSWAKKAREAGLDAAADALEEAGSLSQEVTEKLRQARASIEG from the coding sequence ATGAGCCACGATCATACCCATACCCACAGCCATTCCCATGACCACGATCACAGCCACGATCATGCCCATACCCACAGCCATGACCACAGCAGCGAGATGTCCATGGAAGATAAGCTCAAAACCCTCTTTGCTCACTGGATCGACCACAATGATTCCCACAAGGATAATTTTGTCTCCTGGGCCAAAAAGGCCAGGGAGGCGGGGCTGGATGCCGCGGCCGACGCCCTTGAAGAGGCCGGAAGCCTTTCCCAGGAGGTGACGGAAAAGCTCAGGCAGGCCCGTGCTTCCATTGAGGGATGA
- a CDS encoding response regulator, with protein sequence MPWKILVVDDDEFVHNITVLSLKDFCFEGRGLEFINAYSAGEAVDCLTAHPGIALMLVDVVMESETAGLDLVRHVRQTLKNDMVQIVIRTGQPGHAPEDRVISEYRINSYIAKTEVTAQRLVSLVTTSLRTYGLTLALNQELAKRRDAEQRLREMNQTLEQKVLARTRELARANEMKSLFLANMSHEIRTPMNGILGMADMLVEEPLTPAQHEYVSIIRSSGNTLLSLINDILDLSKIEAGQIRFEYRDFDLCRLVEETLGVFRLKASQKGLALGAEVDPNLPAVLRGDSLRIKQILVNLLGNALKFTEEGRVGVQAIQEGCQGKDIMLTLAVHDTGPGIDPAFEKKIFESFSQQDASFTRKYGGTGLGLAITRQLALLMGGGIRVRNRPGGGAEFRVSLRLEKGAGRIKVPEQMAGTGGGGGLEEMISGKALKVLVAEDNPVNQKVLSLMLEKAGIVPDLAEDGEAVLEKLRRSSYDILIMDVQMPRMDGLETTRRIRDRDSDIPQKDIYIIALTAMAMKQDEQACKKAGMDRFLTKPVHPRELMQAIAGAPACI encoded by the coding sequence ATGCCCTGGAAGATTCTTGTGGTGGATGATGATGAATTTGTTCACAATATCACTGTACTGAGCTTAAAGGATTTCTGTTTTGAGGGCCGGGGCCTTGAATTTATCAATGCCTATAGTGCCGGGGAGGCGGTTGACTGTTTAACGGCACATCCCGGCATTGCCCTGATGCTGGTGGATGTGGTCATGGAATCGGAAACCGCCGGTCTGGATCTGGTCCGTCATGTCCGTCAAACACTGAAAAATGATATGGTACAGATTGTCATCCGCACCGGGCAGCCCGGCCATGCCCCGGAAGACCGGGTGATTTCAGAATACCGGATCAATTCCTATATTGCCAAAACCGAGGTCACAGCCCAGAGGCTTGTCAGCCTGGTGACCACCTCCCTTCGGACCTACGGGCTGACTCTGGCATTGAACCAGGAACTGGCAAAGCGGAGGGATGCGGAGCAGCGGCTCAGGGAGATGAACCAGACCCTGGAACAAAAGGTCCTGGCCCGGACCCGGGAACTGGCCCGGGCCAATGAGATGAAAAGCCTGTTTCTGGCCAATATGAGCCATGAAATCCGGACGCCCATGAACGGGATCCTGGGCATGGCCGACATGCTTGTGGAAGAGCCCCTTACCCCGGCCCAGCATGAATATGTATCCATTATCCGGTCTTCGGGCAATACCCTTTTGTCCCTGATTAATGATATCCTGGACCTGAGCAAGATCGAAGCCGGCCAGATCCGGTTTGAATACCGTGATTTTGACCTGTGCCGCCTGGTGGAGGAAACCCTGGGGGTGTTCAGGCTTAAGGCGAGCCAGAAAGGGCTGGCGCTTGGGGCGGAGGTTGACCCCAATCTTCCGGCGGTCCTCAGGGGGGACAGCCTGAGGATAAAACAGATTCTTGTTAATCTGTTGGGCAATGCCCTTAAATTCACCGAAGAGGGACGGGTGGGAGTCCAGGCCATCCAGGAGGGGTGCCAGGGGAAGGATATCATGCTGACACTGGCCGTACATGACACCGGTCCCGGTATTGATCCTGCATTTGAAAAAAAAATATTTGAGAGTTTTAGCCAGCAGGATGCCTCTTTCACCCGGAAATACGGGGGGACCGGACTGGGGCTGGCCATCACCCGGCAGCTGGCACTGCTCATGGGCGGCGGTATCCGGGTGAGGAACCGGCCCGGGGGCGGGGCGGAATTCAGGGTCAGCCTCCGGCTGGAAAAAGGGGCCGGCAGGATAAAAGTTCCTGAGCAAATGGCCGGCACTGGCGGGGGAGGAGGGCTTGAAGAGATGATATCCGGAAAGGCGCTTAAGGTGCTGGTGGCCGAAGATAATCCGGTGAACCAGAAGGTGCTTTCCCTGATGCTGGAAAAAGCAGGCATCGTGCCGGATCTGGCGGAAGACGGAGAGGCGGTGCTGGAAAAGCTGCGCAGGAGCAGCTACGATATTTTGATCATGGATGTACAGATGCCCCGGATGGACGGCCTTGAAACCACCCGCCGGATCCGGGACAGGGATTCGGATATTCCCCAGAAGGATATTTACATCATTGCCCTTACGGCCATGGCCATGAAGCAGGATGAGCAGGCCTGCAAAAAAGCGGGGATGGACCGGTTTTTAACCAAACCCGTCCATCCCCGGGAACTGATGCAGGCCATTGCCGGGGCGCCGGCCTGCATCTGA
- a CDS encoding TIGR04211 family SH3 domain-containing protein yields MGAGTGIPLCQAKTAYVSDMLILTFREGPGTQHAVMKTLKSNTPLTILEEENGFYKAQLETGEQGWVDKNFIMFDPPKSIIIEKLNREKEKLESQIATLKESAGRSKEEAAAKEAGALDKADSLAAELTRLKQENKTLSQSLAREKSEFTALKNATQNIAETLEDNTRLKAENKTLSSTISRLENQTSNVFRSAMIKWFLAGFGVLLFGWVIGRSVSSKKRGGGSLLD; encoded by the coding sequence ATGGGGGCCGGAACCGGAATCCCCCTTTGCCAGGCAAAAACCGCATATGTATCGGACATGCTTATCCTCACCTTCAGGGAGGGGCCGGGCACCCAACACGCGGTGATGAAAACCCTGAAAAGCAACACGCCCCTGACCATCCTCGAAGAAGAAAACGGCTTTTACAAGGCGCAGTTGGAGACCGGAGAACAGGGGTGGGTGGACAAAAATTTCATTATGTTTGATCCGCCTAAATCCATTATTATAGAAAAGCTGAACCGTGAAAAAGAAAAACTGGAAAGCCAGATCGCAACATTAAAAGAAAGTGCGGGCCGGTCCAAAGAGGAAGCGGCGGCCAAGGAGGCCGGTGCCCTGGACAAGGCGGACAGCCTGGCCGCGGAACTGACACGGCTCAAGCAGGAAAACAAGACGCTCAGCCAGAGCCTGGCACGGGAGAAATCTGAATTTACCGCCCTGAAAAACGCCACCCAGAACATCGCCGAAACCCTGGAGGATAACACGCGTCTCAAGGCGGAAAACAAAACCTTATCCAGCACCATCAGCCGCCTGGAAAACCAAACCAGCAATGTGTTCCGAAGCGCCATGATCAAATGGTTCCTGGCCGGATTCGGGGTATTGCTCTTCGGCTGGGTCATCGGCCGCAGCGTCTCTTCGAAAAAACGGGGGGGCGGCTCCCTTCTGGATTAA
- a CDS encoding aspartate kinase: protein MKVIKIGGGCLRDGLAAKKIVELIAGRGQGDIFVLSAFYGVTDILISGIERALEGEENIAEVITRLRELHQNVIQDLIEDPEKRKQLSTSLGDIFSKLERYYFGISFTREATPRMQDMVATFGERISAVIMSRAVAALGLSADYCLPEDLGIVSDGKFMDASALMENTAGNIKSWLGDNMTPGKILFVPGFYGVSETGEITTFGRGGSDYSAAVVAAGAGADVLEIWKDTEGFMTADPDNIPHCRLIPKLTYEEAAELSYTGAGILHPRTVEPVKNAGIDIAIKNTYNPDAQGSLITHDVPVSAGIIKSVSYTKDVAILKIDAPGVGARFGFLAQVLGPIGRAGINVKSVVTSQTCISLILSRKDIKAGYDAVLSMEPAPYRQVLTVTDVALVSIVGKGLHNNRGIAAKCFSAVSGANVNIEMISSGTSDAALYFLVKEDCLDDTIQALHNTFFGE, encoded by the coding sequence ATGAAAGTCATTAAGATCGGCGGCGGCTGCCTTCGGGACGGCCTGGCCGCCAAAAAAATTGTTGAGTTGATCGCCGGGCGGGGACAGGGGGATATCTTTGTCCTTTCGGCTTTTTACGGGGTGACTGATATTCTTATATCCGGCATCGAACGGGCCCTGGAGGGCGAAGAGAACATCGCGGAAGTCATCACCAGGCTGAGGGAACTGCATCAGAACGTGATCCAGGATCTCATCGAAGACCCCGAAAAGAGAAAACAGCTTTCCACCTCCCTGGGGGATATTTTCAGCAAGCTGGAGCGCTATTATTTCGGGATTTCCTTTACCCGGGAAGCCACGCCGAGGATGCAGGATATGGTGGCCACCTTTGGCGAGCGGATTTCCGCCGTGATCATGTCCCGGGCGGTGGCCGCCCTGGGGCTGTCCGCCGATTACTGCCTGCCTGAGGATCTGGGCATCGTTTCAGACGGAAAATTTATGGATGCCTCGGCCCTGATGGAAAATACGGCCGGGAATATCAAATCCTGGCTGGGGGACAATATGACGCCCGGAAAGATCCTTTTTGTCCCCGGATTCTACGGCGTCAGCGAAACCGGTGAGATCACCACCTTCGGCCGGGGCGGTTCCGACTACTCTGCGGCGGTGGTCGCGGCCGGTGCCGGTGCGGATGTGCTTGAAATCTGGAAGGACACCGAAGGATTCATGACCGCGGATCCGGACAATATTCCCCATTGCCGGCTCATCCCCAAACTGACCTATGAAGAGGCGGCGGAACTCTCCTATACGGGGGCAGGGATCCTCCACCCCAGAACAGTGGAACCCGTGAAAAATGCGGGCATTGATATTGCCATCAAAAATACCTACAACCCCGATGCCCAGGGCAGCCTGATCACCCATGATGTGCCCGTGTCCGCCGGTATCATCAAAAGCGTTTCCTACACCAAGGATGTGGCCATCTTGAAGATCGACGCCCCGGGCGTGGGCGCCAGGTTCGGTTTTCTGGCCCAGGTACTTGGGCCCATCGGACGGGCCGGGATCAATGTGAAGTCTGTGGTTACCTCCCAGACCTGCATCAGTTTGATTCTTTCCCGAAAGGATATCAAGGCCGGGTACGACGCAGTCCTGTCCATGGAACCGGCCCCCTACAGACAGGTCCTGACCGTGACGGATGTGGCCCTGGTGTCTATTGTGGGCAAGGGGCTGCACAACAACCGGGGCATTGCGGCCAAATGCTTTTCTGCGGTATCCGGGGCCAATGTGAATATTGAGATGATATCCTCGGGCACCTCAGATGCCGCCCTGTACTTTCTGGTCAAAGAAGACTGCCTGGACGATACCATCCAGGCCCTGCACAATACTTTTTTCGGTGAATAA
- a CDS encoding DNA integrity scanning protein DisA nucleotide-binding domain protein, whose product MNQSAYKKICIANILNGVSDGLYKFSKPSRVPLVLAPSPEDPVQVFDPQDLLAGHESKLKELFITREAQWRQRVAALISGQPRGYMIPEKDLALSGLISFAGASSEFFYQVWFTEHHPDMCSVRPTEKWLEQAATLLAHDFNATRNTPINSSDYVVKNYGLQAIADYLVDEWSQHLGFDTRIPVPNLLNHILTISKTREEGSWARGVLFFTDPVNIGSIDFITKLQRHERPLISNTKHIRKLLIGVERSDRKLVSDGNTIIGISEGPVPEYAVAADFRGDYGFLRLGEKKVASFSDGNFYSSTREARLVELEELLLDAKLPSESAGTLFKLIMGLVHRAGHARHGATLVVDLNDTPVTLPGHVLEPSLNLLEPKNYELAGALMRIDGAVHITAAQTIHGFACLLDGKTISWENMARGARYNSALRFSAATPNVIVVVVSSDRPVSIIYNGIELNAFCRWKPVYQYMPEIVTLNDYLNGVEL is encoded by the coding sequence ATGAACCAAAGCGCTTATAAAAAGATCTGCATTGCCAACATCCTCAACGGGGTATCCGACGGACTCTATAAATTTTCAAAGCCCAGCCGGGTGCCCCTGGTTCTCGCTCCCTCCCCCGAAGACCCGGTCCAGGTCTTTGATCCCCAGGATCTTCTGGCGGGGCATGAATCCAAGCTAAAGGAGCTTTTTATCACCCGGGAGGCCCAGTGGCGCCAGCGGGTCGCAGCACTCATCTCCGGCCAGCCCAGGGGGTATATGATTCCGGAAAAGGATTTGGCGCTGTCCGGCCTGATCTCATTTGCCGGTGCTTCCAGCGAGTTTTTTTACCAGGTCTGGTTCACCGAGCACCACCCGGACATGTGTTCGGTTCGGCCCACGGAAAAATGGCTGGAGCAGGCTGCCACACTGCTGGCCCATGATTTTAACGCCACACGGAATACCCCCATCAATTCCTCGGATTATGTGGTGAAAAATTACGGTCTCCAGGCCATTGCCGATTACCTGGTGGACGAGTGGAGCCAGCATTTGGGGTTTGATACCCGGATTCCGGTTCCCAACCTGCTGAACCATATCCTGACCATATCCAAAACACGTGAAGAGGGGTCCTGGGCCAGGGGGGTGTTGTTTTTTACGGATCCGGTGAATATCGGCAGCATTGATTTTATTACCAAGCTGCAGCGCCACGAACGGCCTTTGATTTCCAACACCAAGCATATCCGAAAACTGCTCATCGGGGTGGAGCGGTCCGACCGCAAACTGGTTTCAGACGGAAACACCATCATCGGGATATCCGAAGGGCCGGTGCCGGAGTACGCCGTCGCCGCCGATTTCAGAGGGGACTACGGATTCCTGCGCCTGGGGGAGAAGAAAGTGGCTTCTTTTTCAGATGGGAATTTTTACTCATCCACCCGGGAGGCCCGACTGGTGGAACTGGAAGAACTGCTGCTGGACGCCAAACTGCCCTCAGAAAGCGCAGGAACATTGTTCAAGCTGATTATGGGGCTGGTGCATCGGGCCGGTCATGCCCGCCACGGCGCCACTCTGGTGGTGGATCTCAACGACACCCCAGTGACCCTGCCCGGTCACGTACTTGAGCCCTCTTTGAACCTGCTCGAACCCAAAAATTATGAACTGGCCGGGGCGCTTATGCGCATTGACGGAGCGGTTCACATTACCGCCGCCCAAACCATCCACGGATTTGCCTGTCTGCTGGACGGGAAAACCATTTCCTGGGAGAATATGGCCCGGGGGGCACGGTACAATTCCGCCCTCCGGTTTTCGGCGGCCACCCCCAATGTGATTGTGGTGGTGGTTTCGTCGGACCGGCCCGTGTCTATTATTTATAACGGCATTGAATTGAATGCCTTTTGTCGGTGGAAACCGGTGTATCAATATATGCCTGAAATTGTGACCCTAAACGATTACCTGAACGGAGTTGAACTATGA
- the nagZ gene encoding beta-N-acetylhexosaminidase yields the protein MAGQRLMLGFNGTALNDELKGLLRECRAGGIILFKYNIESPDQLQRLCQDAAAYARDCGLPELFIAVDQEGGVVARLRAPFTEFPGNPHIHNREAAAEFARVTADELVSMGINMNMAPVMDVAPPGVDSIMKDRAFPGDADLVADLGCTVIRGMQERGVMAVAKHFPGIGRTVKDSHFYLPVLEADADTLRASDIKPFESARDAGVSGIMLSHISYPRLDPRWQASLSPAIARDLLRRELGYRGLVMTDDMDMKAISHDMETCVGQVMAAEIDLMLICHAGPNILKARDEIVRRLGTDEEMFKLGETSVQRILSAKERYLK from the coding sequence ATGGCCGGCCAGCGGCTGATGCTGGGATTCAACGGCACCGCCCTTAACGATGAACTCAAAGGGCTGCTCCGGGAGTGCCGGGCCGGGGGGATTATTCTTTTTAAGTATAATATAGAATCTCCGGACCAGCTCCAACGGCTATGCCAGGATGCAGCGGCCTATGCCCGGGACTGCGGCCTGCCGGAGCTTTTCATTGCCGTGGACCAGGAGGGGGGCGTGGTGGCAAGGCTCCGGGCCCCCTTTACCGAGTTTCCGGGCAACCCCCATATCCATAACCGGGAGGCGGCCGCAGAGTTTGCCCGGGTGACGGCAGATGAACTGGTCTCAATGGGCATCAATATGAATATGGCACCGGTGATGGATGTGGCGCCGCCCGGAGTGGATTCCATCATGAAAGACCGGGCCTTTCCGGGAGATGCCGACCTTGTGGCCGACCTTGGGTGCACCGTGATCCGGGGAATGCAGGAGCGGGGCGTCATGGCCGTTGCCAAGCATTTCCCGGGTATCGGCCGGACGGTGAAGGATTCCCATTTTTATCTGCCGGTGCTGGAGGCCGATGCCGATACCTTGAGAGCAAGCGATATCAAGCCATTTGAATCGGCCCGGGATGCCGGGGTTTCTGGTATTATGCTTTCACATATTTCCTACCCCCGGCTTGACCCCCGGTGGCAGGCCAGCCTCTCCCCAGCCATTGCCCGGGATCTGCTTCGACGGGAACTGGGCTACCGTGGGCTGGTCATGACCGACGATATGGATATGAAAGCCATTTCCCATGATATGGAAACCTGCGTCGGCCAGGTTATGGCGGCGGAAATCGACCTGATGCTGATCTGCCATGCCGGCCCCAATATTCTGAAGGCGAGGGATGAAATCGTCCGGCGGCTCGGGACGGATGAAGAAATGTTCAAGCTGGGAGAGACATCCGTACAGCGGATCCTGTCGGCTAAAGAGAGGTATTTAAAGTAA
- the acnA gene encoding aconitate hydratase AcnA, with product MTLTHIQEKMALNGLEYTVQNLNRLETEGLARVSSLPFAARVLIENLARHAGNGVADWEDVLRAARFYGTPGQETSLIPFYPARVLMQDFTGVPAVVDFAAMRDAVKAAGLDPEKINPLVPVDLVIDHSIQVDHFKEKNSFFLNAQKEYERNAERYKLLKWAQKSFKNFRVVPPESGICHQVNLEYLATVAAVKETGGLPEIFPDTLVGTDSHTTMINALGVLGWGVGGIEAEAVMLGQPYYMNLPEIIGVNFTGRPRKNITSTDIALFVTHILREENVVEKIVEYTGEGLQHLTLTDRATIANMSPEYGATSGFFPVDDQTLAYLKKTNREETAALTESYCKACGFFNTHGESLTFSKTVDVDLSAIETSVAGPSRPQDRIPLSRVKEKTTAIYDLANRKEVQVKPEQGDGPAMTNGSVVIAAITSCTNTSNPYTMIGAGLAAKHAVEKGLSVPWYVKTSLSPGSRVVLDYLKASGLMDAFEALGFNNTGFGCMTCIGNSGPLDPYIEEAIKSKDLDVTSVLSGNRNFEARIHQDVKGNFLCSPILVVIYAIAGRIDIDFETEPLGTGADGNPVYMKDIWPEAEEINAFVEAHVQQKFFRDQYAGIFNGDTLWQELQVEESTTFEFDPDSTYIRNPPFFTDFSVETAPLADIKDARPLLVLGDSVTTDHISPAGAIPVDYPAGKYLTDNGVKPWEFNSYGSRRGNHEVMMRGTFANIRIKNRLVDKTGGFTTAFPEKTLEYVFDASQAYGKTGTDLMVFGGKEYGTGSSRDWAAKGTCLLGVRAVVAESFERIHRSNLVGMGVIPLVFKPGDSFDGLGLTGEETFTLTGLENITPGGSIEIKATTGGSTVSFEVEVKLNTDIEVAYIKNSGILHYVLRQMINS from the coding sequence ATGACCTTAACGCACATTCAGGAAAAAATGGCCCTTAACGGCTTGGAATATACGGTACAGAATCTGAACCGACTGGAAACAGAAGGGCTTGCACGGGTCAGCAGCCTCCCCTTTGCCGCAAGGGTCCTCATTGAAAACCTGGCCCGCCACGCCGGCAACGGTGTTGCAGACTGGGAGGACGTTCTCCGGGCGGCCCGGTTTTACGGGACCCCAGGGCAGGAAACCTCTCTTATCCCCTTTTATCCCGCCCGGGTGCTGATGCAGGATTTTACAGGCGTGCCTGCGGTGGTGGATTTCGCTGCCATGCGGGATGCGGTAAAGGCGGCCGGTCTTGACCCGGAAAAAATAAATCCCCTGGTCCCTGTGGACCTGGTCATCGATCATTCCATCCAGGTGGACCATTTCAAAGAAAAAAATTCATTTTTCCTCAATGCCCAGAAGGAATATGAACGGAATGCCGAACGGTATAAATTACTAAAATGGGCCCAGAAAAGCTTTAAAAACTTCAGGGTGGTGCCCCCGGAATCCGGCATCTGCCACCAGGTCAACCTGGAATACCTGGCCACGGTGGCAGCGGTAAAGGAAACCGGCGGCCTGCCTGAAATCTTTCCGGACACCCTGGTGGGCACGGACTCCCATACTACCATGATCAACGCCCTTGGCGTGCTTGGATGGGGGGTGGGCGGCATTGAGGCGGAGGCAGTGATGCTGGGCCAGCCCTACTACATGAACCTGCCGGAAATCATCGGGGTTAATTTCACAGGCCGTCCCCGTAAAAACATCACCTCCACGGACATCGCCCTCTTTGTGACCCATATTCTCAGGGAGGAAAATGTAGTGGAAAAAATTGTGGAATACACCGGCGAAGGCCTTCAGCACCTCACCCTGACGGACCGGGCCACCATTGCCAACATGTCCCCGGAATACGGGGCCACTTCCGGATTCTTCCCCGTGGACGACCAGACCCTGGCCTACCTGAAAAAAACCAACCGGGAAGAGACCGCCGCTTTGACGGAGAGCTATTGCAAAGCCTGCGGCTTTTTCAACACACACGGGGAAAGCCTGACATTTTCAAAGACCGTGGATGTGGACCTTTCCGCCATTGAAACCTCGGTGGCCGGTCCTTCCCGCCCCCAGGACAGAATTCCCCTTTCCCGGGTCAAGGAAAAAACCACCGCCATCTACGACCTGGCCAACAGAAAAGAGGTCCAGGTGAAACCGGAACAGGGAGACGGCCCGGCAATGACCAACGGTTCCGTGGTCATTGCCGCCATCACGTCCTGCACCAACACCTCCAATCCCTACACCATGATCGGGGCGGGCCTGGCCGCCAAGCACGCCGTGGAAAAGGGGCTGTCCGTCCCCTGGTACGTGAAGACCTCTCTGTCCCCGGGTTCCCGGGTGGTTCTGGATTATCTTAAAGCCTCGGGCCTTATGGACGCCTTTGAAGCCCTGGGATTCAACAATACCGGGTTCGGCTGCATGACCTGCATCGGCAATTCCGGCCCCCTGGATCCCTATATTGAAGAGGCCATCAAATCCAAGGATCTGGATGTGACCTCGGTTCTTTCCGGCAACCGGAATTTCGAGGCCCGGATCCACCAGGATGTTAAAGGCAATTTCCTGTGCTCCCCCATTCTGGTGGTCATCTACGCCATTGCCGGCCGCATTGACATTGATTTCGAAACAGAACCCTTAGGAACAGGCGCCGACGGCAATCCGGTATATATGAAGGATATCTGGCCCGAAGCTGAAGAGATCAACGCATTTGTCGAAGCCCATGTCCAGCAAAAATTCTTCAGGGACCAATATGCAGGAATCTTCAATGGAGACACCCTGTGGCAGGAACTTCAGGTGGAAGAAAGCACCACCTTTGAATTTGATCCCGATTCCACCTATATCAGGAACCCGCCGTTCTTTACGGACTTCTCCGTGGAAACCGCCCCGCTGGCAGATATAAAAGACGCCCGTCCCCTGCTGGTTCTGGGAGACTCTGTCACCACCGACCACATCTCCCCTGCCGGCGCCATCCCCGTGGACTACCCGGCAGGAAAATACCTCACGGACAACGGGGTCAAACCCTGGGAGTTCAACTCCTACGGATCCAGGCGGGGCAACCATGAGGTGATGATGCGGGGCACCTTTGCCAATATCCGCATCAAAAACCGGCTGGTGGACAAAACCGGGGGATTCACCACGGCTTTTCCTGAAAAAACCCTAGAATATGTTTTTGACGCCTCCCAGGCCTACGGGAAAACCGGCACCGACCTTATGGTTTTCGGGGGCAAAGAATACGGCACCGGTTCTTCCAGGGACTGGGCTGCCAAGGGAACCTGCCTGCTGGGTGTCCGGGCAGTGGTTGCCGAATCCTTTGAGCGGATCCACCGGTCCAACCTGGTGGGCATGGGGGTCATCCCCCTGGTCTTCAAACCCGGAGATTCCTTTGACGGCTTAGGACTCACCGGGGAGGAGACCTTCACCCTCACCGGCCTTGAAAATATCACCCCGGGGGGCAGCATAGAGATAAAGGCAACCACAGGCGGCAGCACCGTTTCCTTTGAGGTTGAGGTCAAACTGAACACGGATATTGAGGTGGCCTACATCAAAAACAGCGGTATCCTCCACTACGTACTCCGCCAGATGATAAACAGCTGA